One genomic segment of Alkalimarinus alittae includes these proteins:
- a CDS encoding antitoxin Xre-like helix-turn-helix domain-containing protein, translating into MSGLDKKEQAKVTVITPATLKRRFQAGRFNRDESDRLFRFAKVLKAAIDLFEGDINSART; encoded by the coding sequence GTGTCGGGGCTTGATAAAAAGGAACAGGCTAAAGTCACCGTTATAACTCCTGCAACGCTGAAACGAAGATTTCAGGCAGGCCGCTTCAATCGGGATGAGAGTGACCGCCTGTTTCGTTTTGCGAAAGTGTTGAAGGCAGCGATAGACCTCTTCGAAGGCGATATTAATTCCGCAAGGACTTGA
- a CDS encoding antitoxin Xre/MbcA/ParS toxin-binding domain-containing protein, whose product MLFPSLEQASSWIKKNNSAVPFNGKSALDYMLAGRVSDLAEVRCYLDSALNSPCALDSYQLQLISQLYYANPRNKHYSDLLLTKLSSSSNVNSNNHGV is encoded by the coding sequence ATTCTATTTCCCTCTTTAGAGCAAGCGTCTTCCTGGATAAAAAAGAATAATTCTGCCGTTCCTTTTAACGGCAAAAGTGCTTTGGACTATATGCTCGCTGGAAGAGTTAGTGATCTAGCCGAAGTTCGCTGCTACCTAGATTCCGCGTTAAATAGCCCTTGTGCTCTAGATAGTTACCAACTGCAACTCATTTCTCAGTTGTATTACGCCAATCCAAGAAACAAACATTATAGCGACCTACTGTTGACAAAACTTTCAAGCTCTAGCAACGTGAACAGTAATAATCATGGAGTTTAA